One Glycine max cultivar Williams 82 chromosome 8, Glycine_max_v4.0, whole genome shotgun sequence genomic window, ttatatcataCGAAACtcaatttctaattattttaaggCTAACTATTAACAGAACTAATTTGAAGTTAGttcaaaattttactaattagttAACTCGGTAATTTGGATTTCTAAACTAAATTAGTTGAACttagttaaattaaaagataataaaataatggagTTAAACCTAAGTAAAGTACAGCTCCAAAATCAAAGTCATTAAATAATGGAGTTGAGCCTAAGTTAAGCACAGCTCCACTTGTTTGATTTACACATTTTAAGCGCTGCAGATCCATTGTACAAAGTCGAAAGTCAATATGCATgcttatcttataattttttttcctatcaaaatgaattattttgtaaaaatacaaaatcagtGTTTTACAAAATTCTTTATCTGTTTTGGGTGATTTATTTGCTTAAATATTTAGCGTTAGTTTGACTGGtagtaaatttaataaaaatgtgacAAAATTTAATCATTCACATGTGTCACCTAccgaaagataaataaaaaacacacacTTTAATAATTAGTTTCgcaaaataattcattttgattaaaaaaaagtacttaTGTCAATTGGTTTATTGAATTTTGATAGACGAAGAAAAATTGCAATATAAAAAGGACGTAATAATTAACctgtaaattaaataaatgttatacaacaatattttatttttgtcttggtTAGAGGTCatacttttgttttatttttaggttagaAGTTATAAATGTTCTTCAAATCATTGGATTAAAGACTAATATGCTTGTGATAGGTGATTGTCCTTGCCAAAGAGAATTTTATACATGCATGAGATtaaaacaattatgttttattaagaATAACTCTCATTCAACAAAGAAAAATCCTATTTAGTAccaaaaaaatacgaaaaagagttagaatttttttaaatgacactAATGAATTATCCGATTCTTAAAGTACAATAATGCtcgaaagaattaaaaaaagaatacaatATACAATCAAAATAGtgataataatatgaaaattgtaACAACTAATGCCATAATTGCATTTTTATAATAGCTACTGAAGCATCAAACAAAAACTCCAACCAGAGAGTGTAACTGTCATTAGCATTTATTATTAAGCCAatcattaactaaaaaatactaTCCCTACAAAAGAAAGAATCAAACTCAcaaaaaagaagtagaaaatcATTAGACAATCGTAAATCGTAATGACTGCTGTGGAAAGAAtaggaaaaacaaaagacaaaatcCGAACCAAACACACATTGGAATTCCACGTGGATGACctggaagaagaaaataaaataaaaatattctaaataaaAGATTATAACGTGATATTTTCCGCTATATAAACCAAAGTAGTAAGTTAGGACTTGATTATGAACGTGTCAGTCACAGAAATCTCGTCTTCTCCGAAAACGTCCTGCGCGTAACAAACTCTTATATAACAACacccttctttttctcttttcagttTACGTTTACGTTTACGCATTCACTCGCTTATATCGTCTTCCTccgtttttttctttctcgtgAAACGCTTCTTCCAACTATGCCTGCCCCATTGATTCTGGTTACTGGCGGAGCCGGTTACATCGGTAGCCACACCATCCTTCAGCTTCTCTTCGGCGGTTACCATGTCTTCGCCGTCGACAACTTCGACAATTCTTCCGAAACCGCCATCAACAGAGTCAAGGAACTCGCCGGAGAATTAGCAAATAACCTTTCCTTTTGCAAGGTTTGCCGCTTCAACCgttttctcataaaaaataatcaagaaaaacTTTGTTTTTGATTGGTTGCACGGCCCTCAAAATTGgttgattttgtgtttttttattgtttgatttgGGTTTAAGAACTGTTTTTTCGATTTTCGGTGCTTCGGATTTGTGTAGTAATACTATATTTTACGGGGCTTATTCCGCCTTGTAAATTGTGGTGGGCCCCACCGACAGGTAAAAGCAGCAAAAGTGTTGCGCTTCGCTTTATTCCATAGTTTTTAAACAGACGGTGACAGGTTCGAATCATGTGTGTTTCATAATCATATGAAGCTCTGCCGGTTTCACAATTAACCCGACAAGTACATAATGTACTTTTTGATGTGATGTGAGTTTAAGATCCAAATCCAATATTGTTTAGTTGCTTTCCATGATGTCTAGTTTCGTTTCCAATTAGAATTgtatttgtatgttttttttttctccttctcaaGTCCAATTGATGCTTCTGTTCTGTTTAGTTGCGGACTCTGGTTTAGATTATTTATACAAGTACTGCACTTTAGCTACAATCACTTTATTGTGGTGATGATTAACTcttcattatatttttcttgCTGCAGCTTGACTTGCGGGACAGAGCTGCCCtcgagaaaatattttcaaccgTAAAGTAAGGATTAGGcagaaattttttataataattgaaaaaacaaagaaaaaagtattgttcttttctttgtcgGTGCGTCTTGTTTTCTTGTACTAGTTTGTAAGTTGTAACTCTGTCTTTTTTCCTGCAGGTTTGATGCCGTCATACATTTTGCTGGGCTTAAAGCAGTGGGTGAAAGCGTGAAGAAACCACTGCTCTACTTTGACAACAATTTGATAGGGACAATCGTTCTATTTGAAGTCATGGCTGCCCACGGAtgcaagaaggtatattcattttcaaaaaataataaaataaaaaaaaagttttgacttGCATGAACAAGTATTACGAGTATGTCAcactttcatagtctttcaatTTGAGAGACCGGAATCAGGGTCCTTAATGGGTTATAATGTCAAccgtttgttttaaaaaaattaaatagaagcTACATGTTAAGATGAAGTGTAGACCTTTTACTCTCCTATCCCCTGCTATTTTGAAGTGTCTTGTGGAATTGGTTACGCAATCTGATTATTTAACTGATTTTATATTTCTTGAATGATTTCAGCTTGTGTTCTCATCTTCAGCAACTGTATATGGGTGGCCAAAGGAGGTCCCATGTACCGAAGAGTTCCCTTTGTCAGCAACAAACCCATATGGACGAACCaaggttttgattttaatttcataattataataatttgttgAACAGTACTGAACAATGATATCTGAtgagagtttttctcttttcagctTTTCATCGAAGAAATTTGTCGCGATATCCACCGTGCAGATTCAGATTGGACAGTTATACTATTGAGATACTTCAACCCAGTTGGTGCACATCCCAGTGGTTATATTGGTGAGGATCCTCTTGGAATTCCAAACAATCTCATGCCCTTTGTTCAACAAGTGGCAGTTGGCAGACGCCCTGCATTGACAGTTTTTGGAAGCGATTATAAAACAACTGACGGCACTGGAGTAtgttctcacttttttttttacttgctttAGTGAACTTTTACCTTCAAAGATTTAATGCAATGCTCACACACACCCTATACATACTAGAAAATTGAGAAGAGATACAAGTGACCTAAGTTGACGAGGCCAAAAATCATCATAAGAACAAAATAAGACTTCCACAGCGATATCCCATTAATTTGATGATATGAACTCTATTCATAGGGCTTATTAGAGATGtgattaacaattaataaacatttttagcAACATAACTAAATAACACATTTCATAACTGATACAACTAACACTTGATTAATAtcctgattttttctttttcaggttCGTGATTACATTCATGTTCTTGATTTAGCAGATGGGCATATTGCTGCGTTGCGTAAACTGGATGATCCTAAAATAGGTATTTAttccaaatttattattttcttctaataATTTACTGTGTTCTTTTGGTAAACTCTTGACATTAGCAAATATTGTGAATGTGAATTGAATGATTAATTTCTACAAGACAGTGATAAATTTTTATGTCGTGTTACTttagtaaataatattgttgaaACTTTGGTCTTTATCGGGCCCAAAGTATGATTTATGTAACCGACCTCATCACCTAGTGTGATAAGGTTTTGTTGTCGTCATCATATTACTTTGGTAAAATTTTGTACTGTTTGCATATGCAGGTTGTGAGGTTTATAACTTGGGAACAGGAAAGGGAACATCAGTTTTGGAGATGGTAAACGCTTTTGAACAGGCCTCTGGAAAGGTAACAGACTTATAGCTTTATGTCTGTTCTTGTATCTACTATCCATTATATTATAAACCCTGCTGCAATTTTTTGGCATTTTTATAGAAATGCAATTTGGATCTCATTCTGGACTTCAAATTTGACAGTGTAACCATTCTTCTGACATACTAAATCTCTCTTATCAGTTGTGCTCTGATAAGATACAATGAAATGGAAGAAATGTGAATCAAGCTCAAACAAAGTAGAATTTTTGGACTGTCAATTTTCATGCAATATGTCCCGGTGCATTCTTGATTCTTTTGAACCTCAACTACATGTTTTGTCCCTCTGACTGGTAGACACAACATGAAAGTGGGaacaaaaaatttagaaaacaaacatCTTCCCTTCCTACGCAACGGATTTGTTCAATTTCATGTTTAAgttgtttaaataaataaacctaAAACATTTTGAACCAACTCGTTTATGCTATTCTTCGGTACCTGACTAATTTAATCTTTGTACAATTTATTAATGCTCAGAAAATTCCACTTGCAATGGCGGGTCGGAGACCTGGTGATGCTGAAATTGTTTATGCATCAACAGAAAAAGCGGAAAGAGAACTTAAATGGAAGTAAGTATTAATTTGCTTCAAAGTGTATAATTGCATGACATGAGATTTAGCTCTACTTAAGGCTCTCAGTTCTCTGCCTGAACTGACCATTTATGACTGAATACTTTCACTTCTATTCAAAACTCTTTTCGGTCTTTTCAAATTTGCAACTAATACACATGgaaatattttcatcttttgataaaaataaataaagttgggCGAGGTTCTCTAATTGTTATatcctctctctttttcttttctcaccaATTTATTGTCGTGCAGGACTAAATATTGCATCGATGATATGTGCCGAGATCAATGGAATTGGGCAAGGAAAAACCCTTATGGCTATGGTGGATCTGAAGATTCCTCCAATTGATGTCGATTATTGTTGGATAATATAGCCATACATGTTCTCTTTTGGGGTCTTTTTAACCCTGTCAACCAATAGGTCCCTAAAGTTTTTGTTTAGCTATTCTAAGGTGGAAAATCGTTTcctaatttattatgaattctaATAATGTGGTAAACAAGTAGTGGTTTAGTTTACTTTTACGATTATTTAGGTTCCACCTCACATGATATTGAATGGGGGTATTCTCTCATGTTCTTCAATTTAAACTACACATCATAGAGTTTGACTAACCGGTATAATCTTACCTTACCGCATTATCCAcaataataaagttttaaatagcattatatgttttgattttccttttattttctctttgttttttttttttttaactatcgtCGGTTGAGGAAGCCATAATCCTtcaattccttttcttttttttttcatcatataTGAGGTTTAAGCTCGAGATGTTAATTCAGCGAGAGCTATGGAAACTCCCCAACAGTCAAGAGTATCTTAAAGGAtctattagattaggatttaaaaaaaattataaaaaatgttatggtatttaattgagatttttaaatgatataaataaattttataatatttaatttgaatttttaagatttttaaataaagacaataaaattgactaatattcaattaagatttttttatattgactaatattcaattaagattttttttataacttatgaaaaatcttttggtattaaaaaacatataaagttTTGATAGGATttcatttatcaaaaaatatcaATCAAATCCTTGagattttattagattttttttctattgattaatcaattttcttttttgttagattctttttattgattattctactttctttttcgtttgttttttacattaatatttGCCTTAATTTCATTATCCACATAATTCATAATCCTCTTACAAAATTTTTCACTCTCACCATTCCCTTTTATCCCCATTTAAACAAATACTATTACAAGaagaattaatataaaagaacataaaattaaaatgaatttagttattaaaagattttaaaaaattatattagctctattttttatctaaattttatcattttttcttttttttcattaactcttataattttaaatgtatttttaaaaatttataaaattttataatctataaatttctttcaaatcttttaaattcttgtcatataaaaaaaaattgataaaccaTAATATTTACAAgtaatctttaaattttaaaagacttttttatactaaaataatcttttaaaattctaatttaatcGACCCCCTAACGCAACAATTACGCTTAAGTTACTTTTAACGAGCCTTGCAATTGCACTGCAGCCATGATATGAGAGGGTTTATGCTCCGTTCGGTAGACATTAATTAATATCatgaaaaagaatataattctcataatatatatgaatgttattttacaaaaataaattgtaataattacacgaaaaagagaaggattgcaataaataatcattcatCGCAAATCCCAATGAAGAAGTTAGCATTGTGCATCGGGCGCAACGCTAACTCGGTTAACCGGGATCAGCACAAGCTCATGAGCAACATCCTTGAATTGGAGAATTCCTCCATTGTTGCATTTTGATAGCAACCGTGCAGCTTCTTCCTTTGTCAATTTAATCCTCACTCTCATCCCTTCTTTTTCTCCCACTTCATTACCACTACCCCACCTTGTTTTCTCAAACTCTTTTTCACTATCTTCTCCCAAAATGGTAGGTTCTGATTCTGCAAACCGGACAGTTTTCTTCACTGTCTTCCTTGGCGgttgtttttttgttaactCATCTCTGTAAACAGGTTTTGTGACTTCCAGTGGCTCTACTTCTGCTTTTTTATGTGACACTTTTCCATTAAAGCAAGCAAATATTGTGCGAATCATTCTTAATTAACAAGATTTACAAGAATGAGTTTTGAGGTTTATCAAGGAACAAAGGAGGGAAGATACAGTTAGAGAATGGAAAGGAGTGAATTTATAGTAATAGTTTGGTTTGGTCTAGCACAAGTTTGAAGTGTCAACCGGGgcatgcaaaaaagaaaataaaagtaaaagggtGTTAGTTAC contains:
- the LOC100809394 gene encoding UDP-glucose 4-epimerase GEPI48 → MPAPLILVTGGAGYIGSHTILQLLFGGYHVFAVDNFDNSSETAINRVKELAGELANNLSFCKLDLRDRAALEKIFSTVKFDAVIHFAGLKAVGESVKKPLLYFDNNLIGTIVLFEVMAAHGCKKLVFSSSATVYGWPKEVPCTEEFPLSATNPYGRTKLFIEEICRDIHRADSDWTVILLRYFNPVGAHPSGYIGEDPLGIPNNLMPFVQQVAVGRRPALTVFGSDYKTTDGTGVRDYIHVLDLADGHIAALRKLDDPKIGCEVYNLGTGKGTSVLEMVNAFEQASGKKIPLAMAGRRPGDAEIVYASTEKAERELKWKTKYCIDDMCRDQWNWARKNPYGYGGSEDSSN